The Nitrospira tepida genome includes a window with the following:
- a CDS encoding class I SAM-dependent methyltransferase — protein MSLRDRLYNVYWKARDMIVPEFEYSQHVYEAVLKQHVQEDTRWLDLGCGHTLLPFWRSRGEEELTTRCRSLTGLDFDLPSLKAHQRLRRKVRGDIGKLPFPDGAFDLVTMNMVVEHLDDPGRQFGEVRRVLAPKGLFIFHTPNLFGYGALLSMLVPEFIKAPLVALVEDREEHDIFPTHYRANREKTIRALAGQQGFTVAEFKLSVTDAIFKTLPPLFVPELVWIKLLMTRSLRSLRTNIIAVLQKIG, from the coding sequence ATGAGCCTGCGTGATCGCCTGTACAACGTGTATTGGAAAGCCCGGGATATGATCGTCCCGGAGTTCGAGTATTCGCAACATGTCTATGAGGCGGTCTTGAAACAGCACGTCCAGGAAGACACGCGCTGGCTGGACCTGGGCTGCGGGCATACGCTCCTGCCGTTCTGGAGAAGCCGGGGCGAGGAGGAATTGACGACGCGCTGCCGGTCCCTCACGGGACTGGATTTTGATCTCCCGTCGTTGAAAGCCCATCAACGGCTCAGGCGCAAAGTCCGGGGGGACATCGGCAAACTGCCGTTTCCCGACGGAGCCTTCGATCTGGTGACGATGAACATGGTGGTGGAACATCTGGACGATCCCGGCCGGCAGTTCGGAGAGGTTCGGCGCGTGCTGGCCCCCAAGGGCCTCTTTATCTTTCATACGCCGAACCTGTTCGGCTATGGCGCGCTGCTGTCCATGCTGGTGCCGGAGTTCATCAAGGCGCCGCTGGTGGCCCTGGTCGAAGACCGGGAAGAGCACGACATTTTCCCGACGCATTATCGCGCGAATCGCGAGAAAACAATTCGAGCGTTGGCCGGGCAGCAGGGGTTCACCGTGGCGGAGTTCAAGCTCTCGGTCACCGACGCCATTTTCAAGACCCTGCCGCCGCTGTTTGTTCCCGAGTTGGTCTGGATTAAGCTGCTGATGACGCGGTCGTTGAGATCGTTACGAACCAACATCATCGCCGTCCTTCAAAAGATCGGATGA
- a CDS encoding glycosyltransferase yields the protein MNTVLHLSSSSGPGGAERIVCALAASLDRSRYRSIVGLFRPGWLKDQCESRGLTTYVLPHDGFMQWKWMRDCYRLIKRERVDVIQAHEFDAIVHGALVAKIARVPLVATIHGKHYFWEKRRRRWAYRWVSRSAQMVAVSEDLKRFVVARTGIAEDRIQVIYNGVDEAPAADQDQASQYKRDLGLPDDELVVGVVGNLYPVKGHTHLLDAIPLVLKDCPRTTFLLIGRGELEVPLKTKAKTLGIEERVRFLGLRHDVPKLLAVMDVFAMPSLSEGLSIALLEAMAAAKPVVVTRVGGNPELVVEGETGYLVPAGEAPPLAKAILALLGDPSRAALFGSRAKQLVEERFTLRLMADRYGALYQQAISRKPARAVVAA from the coding sequence ATGAACACGGTGTTGCACCTGTCGAGCAGCAGCGGACCCGGTGGGGCGGAGCGGATCGTCTGCGCACTGGCCGCCTCGCTGGACAGGAGCCGGTATCGATCGATCGTCGGGCTGTTCCGGCCCGGATGGCTGAAAGACCAATGCGAGAGCCGGGGACTGACCACCTATGTGCTCCCGCATGACGGGTTCATGCAGTGGAAATGGATGCGGGACTGTTATCGCTTGATCAAGCGGGAACGGGTGGATGTGATCCAGGCGCATGAGTTCGACGCCATCGTGCATGGGGCGCTGGTGGCGAAAATCGCAAGGGTGCCCTTGGTCGCCACCATCCACGGGAAACACTATTTCTGGGAAAAGCGCCGCCGCCGATGGGCCTATCGGTGGGTGAGTCGCTCCGCGCAGATGGTGGCCGTGTCGGAGGATCTCAAGCGGTTTGTGGTGGCCCGGACCGGCATCGCGGAGGATCGGATACAAGTGATCTATAATGGAGTCGACGAGGCGCCGGCAGCCGACCAGGACCAGGCATCACAGTACAAAAGGGACCTCGGACTCCCCGATGATGAGCTGGTCGTAGGGGTCGTGGGGAACCTGTACCCGGTCAAGGGCCATACCCACTTGCTCGATGCAATCCCGCTCGTGCTGAAGGACTGCCCCAGGACGACCTTTCTGCTGATCGGCCGCGGTGAGCTCGAAGTGCCGCTGAAAACGAAGGCCAAAACGCTTGGGATCGAGGAAAGGGTCCGGTTCCTCGGCCTGCGGCACGATGTCCCGAAGTTGCTGGCGGTCATGGACGTGTTCGCCATGCCGTCGCTGTCCGAAGGATTGTCGATTGCGCTGCTGGAGGCGATGGCGGCTGCCAAGCCGGTGGTGGTGACCCGCGTCGGGGGAAATCCGGAGTTGGTGGTGGAGGGGGAAACCGGGTACCTCGTTCCGGCCGGAGAGGCCCCCCCGTTGGCGAAGGCGATTCTTGCGCTGTTGGGCGATCCGAGCCGGGCGGCCCTGTTTGGGTCGCGAGCCAAGCAGCTTGTGGAGGAACGGTTTACGCTGCGGCTCATGGCCGACCGGTATGGCGCGCTGTACCAACAGGCGATCAGTCGGAAACCGGCGCGAGCTGTGGTGGCCGCGTGA
- a CDS encoding low molecular weight protein-tyrosine-phosphatase yields MSDAGSAGVRSTVGLYFHALRAAAGHVYRRLKFLRLAYEQVTASKVLPHPVRSVLFVCKGNVCRSPLAEAYFAAQVRKQGLAISVSSAGIETTAGKPAHPLAQEVARQGGILLARHATTPLFQDLMQRSDLVLVMEVAQKDRVAKLYPRERHKIFVLGRFCKKGPLDIDDPYSGTPEDFRLCFERIRESCDQVLRQIVERSKAQAANADAAQPSARPAN; encoded by the coding sequence ATGAGCGATGCCGGGTCCGCGGGCGTAAGAAGCACGGTCGGCCTCTACTTCCACGCCTTGCGCGCGGCGGCGGGCCATGTCTACCGGCGTCTCAAATTCCTGCGCCTGGCCTATGAGCAGGTCACGGCATCCAAAGTCTTGCCGCATCCGGTGAGAAGCGTGCTCTTCGTCTGCAAGGGAAATGTGTGCCGCAGTCCGCTGGCTGAAGCCTACTTTGCCGCCCAGGTGCGCAAGCAAGGATTGGCCATCTCGGTCTCTTCCGCGGGAATTGAGACAACCGCGGGAAAGCCCGCGCATCCTTTGGCGCAAGAGGTTGCCCGGCAAGGGGGGATCCTGCTGGCGCGGCACGCTACGACGCCGCTCTTTCAGGACCTCATGCAGCGATCGGATCTGGTGCTGGTCATGGAGGTGGCGCAGAAGGATCGGGTGGCCAAACTGTACCCGCGGGAGAGGCACAAGATCTTCGTCCTGGGTCGGTTCTGCAAGAAAGGACCGCTCGACATCGACGATCCCTACAGCGGCACGCCGGAAGACTTCAGGCTGTGCTTCGAGCGAATCCGCGAGTCCTGCGATCAGGTGCTCCGGCAGATCGTGGAGCGGAGCAAGGCCCAGGCGGCGAATGCGGATGCGGCGCAGCCATCAGCCAGGCCGGCCAACTAA
- a CDS encoding carboxylate--amine ligase, whose product MSVLVTDGNERAALAVTRALGRKQIDVLVGSETERSLAGSSRYCRRAFRYPSPYEDPKGYLDVLLQMVTDRQVEMLVPISDLAMHLIGERRAQFDARTRVAAPAPAVYETLSDKYRLMRLAQQLDVPIPDTLFVEEGRLPQDLRSVGEFPLIVKPGRSRIPIDGAWTNTSVRQVVNREELEQVYRQTPYLKWPSLIQRRIEGEGQGIFALCDHGRPVALFAHRRLREKPPAGGVSVLRESIELPKPMADHALRLLHHVGWHGVAMVEFKVERRTGIPYLMEINGRFWGSLQLAVDAGLNFPFLLHQLICGRPVQAPVGYRVGVKSRWLLGDLDHLLARLFKSEETLRLPPGAPSRMRCALEFARFFQKDLHYEVERWEDLGPAWQELRAYVKAMVKGRA is encoded by the coding sequence ATGAGCGTGCTGGTGACAGACGGCAATGAGCGGGCAGCGCTCGCCGTCACGCGCGCGCTGGGGCGAAAACAGATCGATGTGCTGGTCGGGTCGGAAACCGAGCGCTCCCTAGCCGGTTCATCGCGCTATTGCCGGCGTGCGTTTCGTTATCCGTCTCCATACGAAGATCCGAAGGGCTACCTCGATGTTTTGTTACAGATGGTGACCGATCGGCAAGTCGAGATGCTTGTGCCGATCTCCGATCTGGCGATGCACCTGATCGGGGAACGCAGGGCCCAGTTCGACGCGCGTACCAGAGTTGCCGCGCCCGCTCCGGCCGTCTATGAAACGCTATCGGATAAATATCGGCTGATGAGGCTCGCGCAACAGCTTGACGTGCCAATTCCCGACACTCTCTTCGTGGAAGAGGGTCGTCTTCCCCAGGACCTGCGGTCGGTGGGAGAATTTCCATTGATCGTCAAGCCGGGCCGATCGCGCATACCGATCGACGGCGCCTGGACCAACACCAGTGTACGCCAGGTGGTGAATCGGGAAGAATTGGAGCAGGTGTATCGACAGACCCCCTATCTCAAATGGCCGTCGTTGATTCAGCGGCGCATTGAGGGGGAAGGGCAGGGCATTTTCGCGCTCTGTGACCATGGCAGACCCGTTGCCTTGTTCGCCCACCGACGCCTGCGCGAAAAACCGCCGGCCGGGGGCGTGAGCGTCCTGCGGGAGAGCATCGAGCTGCCGAAGCCGATGGCCGACCACGCCCTGCGACTCCTGCACCATGTCGGCTGGCACGGGGTTGCGATGGTGGAGTTCAAAGTCGAGCGCCGGACCGGCATACCCTACCTGATGGAGATCAATGGACGTTTCTGGGGGTCGCTGCAACTGGCCGTCGATGCCGGCCTGAATTTTCCGTTCTTGCTGCATCAACTCATCTGTGGCCGCCCGGTGCAGGCGCCGGTCGGGTACCGCGTCGGGGTGAAATCCAGGTGGCTCTTGGGCGACCTCGATCATCTGTTGGCGAGACTGTTCAAGTCCGAGGAGACGTTGCGCCTTCCGCCTGGGGCTCCGTCGCGAATGCGATGCGCGCTGGAGTTTGCTCGGTTCTTCCAGAAAGACCTGCATTACGAGGTGGAACGGTGGGAGGATCTCGGTCCGGCGTGGCAGGAGCTGCGCGCCTATGTGAAGGCCATGGTGAAAGGACGAGCATGA
- a CDS encoding polysaccharide deacetylase family protein, with amino-acid sequence MGAAGLKRYVWRRLAGAYHWSGVSRARHKGTVAILNYHRVLSAEDLDAGIVQSGMYVRDEVFRMHMEYLRERFEVLSLSELLDRWRTGRWKADTAACVITFDDGWLDNYRHAYPILRRYRLPATIFLPTDFVGTSRWFWPERLGYLLRTADAPSCAPERRTAFYQALTEALQTQERGSVFPWDVAAGPDSYDRFIEACKELEAGRLERLLASLSEILGITVPETRVVMNWDEVREMSQHDISFGSHSCSHRLMTLIPEKEVRQEVNSSYERLRESGAATVPVFCYPNGNYNDLVQQIVREAGYQAAASCDPGLERETPVNLMALRRISIHHDISESPALLALALSALR; translated from the coding sequence ATGGGGGCGGCAGGACTCAAGCGATATGTCTGGCGAAGGCTCGCGGGAGCCTACCACTGGTCTGGTGTCTCTCGGGCCCGACACAAAGGGACCGTCGCGATCCTGAACTATCATCGAGTCTTATCCGCTGAAGACCTCGATGCGGGCATCGTGCAATCCGGCATGTATGTGCGGGATGAGGTGTTCCGGATGCACATGGAGTACTTGCGGGAACGGTTCGAGGTCCTCTCGCTTTCGGAGTTGCTCGACCGCTGGCGAACCGGACGGTGGAAGGCCGACACAGCCGCCTGCGTGATTACATTCGATGACGGCTGGCTCGACAATTACCGGCATGCCTATCCGATCCTGAGGCGGTACAGGCTGCCTGCCACCATTTTTCTGCCGACGGATTTTGTCGGCACGTCGCGCTGGTTTTGGCCGGAACGGCTGGGCTATCTCCTGCGGACAGCCGATGCCCCGTCGTGCGCGCCCGAGCGGCGAACAGCCTTCTATCAGGCTCTCACCGAGGCTTTACAGACCCAGGAGAGGGGATCGGTCTTTCCATGGGACGTTGCTGCGGGACCGGACTCCTATGATCGCTTCATCGAGGCCTGTAAAGAGCTGGAAGCCGGCCGTTTGGAGCGGCTGCTGGCGAGCTTGAGCGAGATTCTGGGGATCACGGTTCCGGAAACCCGTGTCGTGATGAATTGGGATGAAGTGCGCGAGATGTCGCAACATGACATCTCATTCGGATCGCATTCCTGTTCACACCGCTTGATGACGCTGATTCCGGAAAAAGAGGTACGGCAGGAGGTGAACTCGTCGTACGAGAGGTTACGCGAGAGTGGAGCAGCCACAGTTCCCGTGTTCTGCTATCCCAATGGCAACTACAACGATCTCGTGCAACAAATCGTGAGAGAGGCGGGATACCAAGCTGCGGCCTCATGCGATCCGGGTCTCGAACGGGAGACGCCGGTGAATCTGATGGCGCTCAGGCGGATCTCGATCCATCATGACATCAGTGAGTCCCCGGCCCTCTTGGCACTGGCGCTGTCCGCTCTGCGGTAA
- a CDS encoding DUF5989 family protein — MGEFLTELWAFMKERKKFWLLPIIVVLVLLGSLIVFTQGSAVAPFIYTLF, encoded by the coding sequence ATGGGAGAATTTCTGACCGAACTCTGGGCGTTCATGAAAGAACGAAAGAAGTTTTGGCTGCTGCCGATCATCGTTGTGTTGGTGCTCTTGGGAAGCCTGATTGTCTTTACGCAAGGATCCGCGGTGGCGCCGTTTATCTACACGCTCTTCTAG
- a CDS encoding SxtJ family membrane protein has product MNEQTDVKQLRSFGLTVGGVFLVIGLWPLVWRGEAMRLWAVIPACALIPLGLILPGVLAPLYKGWMAVGHVLGWINTRIILGILYYGLVVPMGLVMKMLGRDPMRRAWIPGMDSYRVVREPRPPSHMKNMF; this is encoded by the coding sequence ATGAACGAGCAGACTGATGTGAAGCAACTCCGCAGTTTCGGGCTCACGGTGGGAGGCGTGTTCCTCGTCATCGGCCTCTGGCCCCTGGTGTGGCGTGGCGAGGCCATGCGGCTCTGGGCGGTCATTCCGGCTTGCGCGCTGATCCCGCTTGGTCTCATCCTGCCCGGTGTCTTGGCCCCCCTGTACAAAGGCTGGATGGCGGTGGGACATGTGCTGGGATGGATTAACACTAGGATTATTCTGGGCATTCTCTACTATGGGCTCGTGGTGCCGATGGGACTGGTGATGAAAATGCTCGGCCGAGACCCGATGCGGCGGGCTTGGATTCCCGGAATGGACAGCTACCGGGTCGTCCGGGAGCCGCGGCCGCCATCGCATATGAAGAACATGTTCTAA
- a CDS encoding glycosyltransferase family 2 protein yields the protein MLIALLFWLSVLFVWYAYVGYPLLLWCLGTVRRQVVRKGLIQPSVTFIITAYNEEKRIREKIENTLTQDYPKDRLDIVIASDCSTDRTDPIVQSFQPSGIRLVRLPHKGGKEAAQKFAVESTSSDILVFSDVATMLPPNGISTILKNFADPSVGCVSSVDCFIDQDGRVSGEGAYVQYEMWLRRLETTVNSLVGLSGSFFAARREVCLDWASDLQSDFNTLLNSVKKGLRGVSDEESVGYYKNLADERKEYERKVRTVVRGISVFMRSLALLNPFKYHLFAWQLISHKLCRWMVPFALILAFVTNGLLALNPGWYRTLFWGQAAFYGLAVLYLWSQRLPKVAMLRLPSFFVMVNLSILDAWFRYLRGDRILSWDPSKR from the coding sequence ATGCTGATAGCATTGCTCTTTTGGCTCTCGGTCCTATTCGTGTGGTACGCCTATGTGGGGTATCCACTATTGTTGTGGTGTCTTGGCACGGTTCGAAGACAGGTCGTGCGAAAGGGGCTGATTCAGCCGTCGGTGACCTTCATCATCACGGCGTACAACGAGGAGAAACGGATTCGGGAGAAGATCGAGAATACGTTGACGCAAGACTATCCGAAGGACCGGTTGGACATCGTGATCGCATCGGATTGTTCGACGGATCGCACCGATCCGATCGTACAATCATTTCAGCCGTCCGGGATCCGGCTGGTTCGGCTGCCCCACAAGGGCGGCAAGGAGGCGGCCCAAAAATTTGCCGTCGAATCGACATCAAGCGACATCCTGGTATTTTCGGATGTCGCCACCATGCTCCCGCCAAATGGCATCAGTACGATCCTCAAGAATTTTGCCGACCCCAGCGTGGGTTGCGTCAGCAGTGTCGATTGTTTCATCGACCAGGACGGACGGGTGAGCGGTGAAGGGGCCTATGTGCAGTACGAGATGTGGCTACGACGGCTGGAAACGACCGTGAACAGCCTGGTCGGGCTCAGCGGGTCTTTTTTCGCCGCGCGCCGCGAGGTCTGTCTGGATTGGGCCTCGGATCTGCAAAGCGACTTCAATACCCTCTTGAACAGCGTCAAGAAGGGGCTGAGAGGCGTGTCTGACGAGGAGAGCGTCGGCTACTATAAGAACCTGGCGGATGAGCGCAAGGAATATGAGCGAAAGGTGCGGACGGTGGTCCGGGGGATTTCCGTATTTATGCGAAGTCTCGCGTTGCTGAATCCATTCAAGTATCATCTGTTCGCGTGGCAATTGATCAGCCACAAGCTCTGCCGTTGGATGGTGCCCTTCGCGTTGATCCTCGCATTCGTCACGAACGGCCTGCTGGCCCTCAATCCGGGCTGGTATCGGACGCTGTTCTGGGGGCAGGCGGCGTTTTATGGCCTGGCAGTCCTCTATCTGTGGTCCCAGCGGCTGCCGAAGGTCGCCATGTTGCGGTTGCCGTCGTTTTTTGTGATGGTAAACCTGTCGATCCTGGATGCCTGGTTCCGGTATCTGCGAGGGGATCGCATTCTCTCTTGGGATCCTTCAAAACGCTAG
- a CDS encoding aminotransferase class V-fold PLP-dependent enzyme — protein MKIQSTLPPTAAPVPLRGLFAGCAALLAGGSHRNRLEHELRDMFGADHVFLLSSGKAALALILSGLKRLSSNRKVVMPAYTCYSVPSAVVKAGLEVALCDVTPATLDLDLAQLARTLDEDTLCVLPTHLFGLPADVEGVKALCRPRGITVVEDAAQAMGGSRQGRWLGTTGDVGFFSLGRGKNLSSGGGGVIVTRSAAIAAAIREGYDQLPEESRWTAAVKLAELMATEVFIRPPLYWLPAGLPCLGLGETRFYRDFPVEQMAEARAATLVGWRHRLDESNRTRREQAEAFIQELAALAPEAQAVTDPEASYLRLPVLVRDRAVKQALCARAAALGLGISGAYPGTIQQIPELQDRLAVREYPGAMEVVERLVTLPTHRFVRPADRARLCQVLRDLSVAGRKTDGGPEASLSSPAVRATSRAESTWASSPRSHR, from the coding sequence ATGAAGATCCAATCCACATTGCCGCCGACCGCCGCGCCGGTTCCGCTTCGAGGGCTCTTCGCGGGATGCGCCGCGCTCCTGGCGGGAGGCTCCCATCGCAACCGGCTGGAGCATGAGCTGCGCGACATGTTCGGCGCCGACCATGTGTTTCTCCTCTCGTCCGGCAAGGCCGCGCTGGCGTTGATTCTGTCCGGACTCAAGCGGTTGTCGTCGAACCGCAAGGTAGTGATGCCCGCCTATACCTGCTACTCGGTGCCGTCGGCTGTCGTGAAAGCGGGGCTCGAGGTCGCGCTCTGCGATGTCACTCCAGCCACGCTGGATCTTGACTTAGCGCAACTCGCGAGGACGCTCGATGAGGACACGCTCTGCGTGCTGCCGACCCATCTGTTCGGATTGCCAGCCGATGTCGAAGGGGTCAAAGCCCTGTGCCGGCCGCGAGGGATCACGGTGGTGGAGGATGCCGCCCAGGCGATGGGAGGCAGTCGGCAGGGGCGATGGCTCGGCACGACCGGAGACGTGGGATTTTTTAGCCTCGGTCGCGGCAAGAACCTGTCCAGCGGCGGCGGCGGGGTGATCGTCACGAGGTCGGCTGCCATCGCCGCAGCCATTCGGGAGGGGTATGACCAGCTTCCAGAGGAATCGCGATGGACCGCTGCGGTGAAGCTGGCAGAGTTGATGGCGACCGAGGTCTTCATTCGCCCGCCGCTCTATTGGTTGCCGGCGGGATTGCCGTGTCTCGGGTTGGGGGAGACGCGATTTTATCGAGACTTTCCGGTTGAACAGATGGCCGAGGCGCGCGCCGCCACGCTCGTTGGGTGGCGCCATCGGCTTGACGAATCCAACCGGACGCGCCGCGAGCAGGCTGAGGCGTTCATTCAAGAGCTGGCCGCCCTTGCCCCGGAGGCGCAGGCCGTAACCGATCCGGAAGCCTCCTATCTGCGCCTTCCCGTGCTGGTGCGAGACCGTGCGGTGAAGCAGGCCCTGTGCGCGCGCGCGGCTGCGCTTGGGTTGGGGATCAGTGGGGCGTATCCCGGCACCATCCAACAGATTCCGGAATTGCAGGATCGGCTGGCGGTTCGCGAATATCCTGGTGCGATGGAGGTGGTGGAACGGCTGGTCACGCTCCCGACCCATCGGTTTGTGCGACCAGCGGACAGGGCCAGGCTGTGTCAGGTCCTACGAGATCTGAGTGTGGCTGGACGCAAGACTGACGGCGGACCGGAGGCTTCTCTTTCGTCTCCCGCCGTCCGAGCAACGTCCAGAGCTGAGTCCACGTGGGCGTCGTCCCCTCGTTCTCATCGGTAA
- a CDS encoding FemAB family XrtA/PEP-CTERM system-associated protein has product MECRIENLDRDQAAGGLWDRYVLDSPTATGYHLAAWRQVIEQTCGHRTVYLMARDGHGEIRGVLPLVLLSSRLFGRFLVSMPFLNYGGVDAADRAVREKLLEAAAQEAKALGASHVEIRQAQPLPIAWRCKDHKVSMRLSLPSDFQTLFKSFPSKLRSQIRRPQKEGMTVKVGGADLLEDFYRVFSRNMRDLGTPVYGKGFFRTILETFPKETAVCSVSWNGHPVAAGLVYSFREMMEIPWASSDRRYDRLAPNMLLYSSVLEYACQQGCKVFDFGRSTLDSGTYRFKEQWGAKPVPLYWYYWLKDDRPLPELNPHNPRYRLAISLWRTLPLPIANLLGPRIVKYLP; this is encoded by the coding sequence ATGGAATGCCGGATCGAAAATTTGGACAGGGATCAAGCGGCCGGCGGCCTCTGGGACCGCTATGTGCTCGATTCTCCCACCGCGACCGGCTATCACCTGGCCGCCTGGCGGCAGGTGATCGAGCAGACCTGCGGCCATCGGACCGTCTATCTCATGGCCCGGGATGGTCACGGGGAGATACGCGGCGTGCTGCCGTTGGTCCTGTTGTCGAGCCGGCTGTTCGGCCGGTTTCTGGTCTCGATGCCCTTTCTCAACTATGGCGGGGTAGATGCGGCTGATCGAGCGGTCAGGGAGAAGCTGCTGGAGGCAGCGGCCCAAGAGGCGAAAGCGCTCGGCGCAAGCCACGTGGAAATCCGGCAAGCTCAACCGCTGCCGATCGCATGGCGATGCAAGGACCACAAGGTCTCGATGCGGCTGTCGCTCCCGAGCGACTTCCAAACGCTCTTCAAGAGTTTCCCGTCCAAGCTGCGGAGCCAGATTCGCCGGCCCCAGAAGGAAGGGATGACGGTGAAGGTCGGCGGGGCAGATCTGTTGGAGGACTTCTATCGCGTCTTCTCGCGGAACATGCGGGATCTCGGGACTCCGGTTTATGGAAAAGGGTTCTTTCGAACCATCCTGGAGACCTTTCCGAAGGAAACCGCCGTCTGCTCGGTCTCATGGAACGGGCATCCGGTGGCGGCGGGCTTGGTCTATTCGTTTCGGGAGATGATGGAGATTCCCTGGGCCTCCTCGGATCGGCGGTATGATCGGCTGGCCCCCAACATGCTGCTGTACAGTTCGGTCCTGGAATATGCCTGCCAACAGGGGTGCAAGGTGTTCGATTTCGGGCGATCGACCCTGGACAGCGGAACCTATCGCTTCAAGGAACAATGGGGAGCGAAGCCGGTTCCGTTGTATTGGTATTACTGGCTCAAGGACGACAGGCCGCTGCCCGAGCTGAACCCCCACAATCCACGATACCGACTGGCCATCTCGCTCTGGCGGACCTTGCCGTTGCCGATTGCCAACCTGCTCGGTCCGCGTATCGTCAAATATTTGCCATGA
- a CDS encoding glycosyltransferase, with protein MKNILIIAYYFPPVAASGAMRPLSFCRYLESCGWLPRVLTTDPASVHPPHPVDRQLMAKLPSTVKVETVPHGNPLRRLVAWRDRLRTAMSSKKDGQPEASRVQESNGKSPAESGWLGTLKDVVLDRLFAFPDPQCAWLKPAAAVAKGWPQSEIPDIVWATGGPWTSHLVGQHLAQYWGIPYVVDYRDPWTSNPYISFSSSYLNGSARRLERSICQGASRVMTNTHELRVQLEQDYPGLAGKTLTITNGFDPDSFAVGSAGTGTAGRSLGERARGSRLELCHFGTVYGKRTPAVLFQTLAYLHREGRLSGERLRLRFIGAWEVAEPQCEDLAQRLEKVGLLTREPPVPYQECLQQMREADALLVIQPDSPLQIPGKIYEYLATRRPLLLVGGEGATANLVQRHRLGLACRNDRDEIRRVITDLLEGRQALSPPPQEEIDRFNYRSLTADLARVLDDVWNEHRDGHRRNAG; from the coding sequence ATGAAGAACATCTTGATCATCGCCTATTACTTTCCGCCGGTGGCCGCCAGTGGGGCCATGCGTCCGCTCTCCTTCTGCCGGTATCTCGAATCCTGCGGGTGGCTGCCGCGCGTGCTCACGACCGATCCGGCCTCCGTGCATCCGCCTCACCCGGTGGATCGGCAACTGATGGCCAAGCTCCCATCTACCGTGAAGGTTGAGACGGTCCCGCATGGCAACCCCCTCCGGCGGTTGGTGGCCTGGCGGGATCGATTGCGGACCGCCATGAGTTCGAAGAAGGACGGGCAGCCCGAGGCATCACGAGTCCAAGAGTCGAACGGAAAGAGTCCGGCGGAAAGCGGATGGCTCGGGACGCTCAAGGATGTGGTCTTGGACCGGCTATTTGCATTTCCAGACCCGCAATGCGCCTGGCTCAAGCCGGCGGCGGCTGTTGCCAAGGGATGGCCGCAGTCGGAGATTCCGGACATCGTATGGGCAACGGGAGGACCATGGACCAGTCACCTGGTCGGTCAGCATCTCGCGCAATACTGGGGAATTCCCTATGTGGTGGATTACCGCGATCCCTGGACCAGCAACCCCTACATATCGTTTTCGTCCTCGTATCTTAACGGCTCAGCAAGGCGATTGGAGCGCTCTATTTGCCAGGGCGCGAGTAGGGTGATGACCAATACGCATGAACTGCGGGTGCAACTGGAACAGGACTATCCTGGGCTGGCCGGCAAAACCCTGACCATCACCAATGGCTTTGATCCGGATTCGTTTGCCGTGGGCTCCGCCGGCACGGGGACGGCCGGTCGAAGTCTCGGGGAACGGGCGAGGGGATCGAGGTTGGAACTCTGCCATTTCGGGACGGTATACGGGAAGCGCACCCCCGCGGTGCTCTTTCAGACCCTCGCTTATCTCCATCGGGAAGGGCGGCTGTCCGGTGAACGGCTGCGTCTCAGGTTCATCGGCGCCTGGGAGGTCGCGGAGCCGCAATGCGAAGACCTGGCACAGCGGCTGGAAAAAGTCGGGCTGCTCACGCGCGAACCGCCGGTGCCATATCAGGAATGTCTCCAACAGATGCGCGAGGCCGATGCCTTGCTCGTGATCCAGCCGGATTCTCCGCTTCAGATTCCGGGGAAAATCTATGAGTACCTTGCGACGAGACGCCCGCTGCTGCTGGTTGGAGGGGAGGGAGCGACCGCCAACCTCGTCCAGCGGCACCGGCTCGGCCTGGCCTGCCGCAACGATAGGGACGAGATCCGGCGCGTGATCACCGATTTGCTTGAGGGACGGCAAGCCTTGTCGCCCCCGCCTCAGGAAGAGATCGACCGATTCAACTATCGAAGCCTGACCGCGGATCTTGCGCGCGTCCTGGACGACGTGTGGAACGAACATCGGGACGGACATCGAAGGAATGCGGGCTAG